A part of Amycolatopsis camponoti genomic DNA contains:
- a CDS encoding LysR family transcriptional regulator: MDTLETRELRYFIAVAEELHFGRAAERLGMAQPPLSRAIQQLERRLGVTLLERNRRGVSLTGAGEILLREGRAALDATTAAVRRTRRAGGPGGSHDRLVLAVKAGAFHELLNKLLDAYTAEPGAAAIEVLPSGMCEQEGMLRDGRADVALMHTPFNSLAGFDSVELMTEAQVAVLPARHPLAARKTLSLAEISDVPGLPLARWPRHDTYPPGPGPEVHDQTQLAQLIALGRTMTVFPESARTWLWEEHAAVPLSDAPPVTTHIVWPAHSRSRALAGLIRTASRL; this comes from the coding sequence GTGGACACCTTGGAGACCCGGGAGCTGCGGTACTTCATCGCCGTCGCCGAAGAACTGCACTTCGGCCGGGCCGCCGAGCGGCTCGGCATGGCCCAGCCGCCGTTGTCCCGGGCCATCCAGCAGCTCGAGCGCCGCCTCGGCGTCACCCTGCTGGAGCGCAACCGCCGCGGCGTGTCCCTGACCGGCGCCGGGGAAATCCTGCTGCGAGAGGGCCGCGCGGCTCTCGACGCGACCACCGCCGCCGTCCGCCGCACCCGCCGGGCCGGCGGACCGGGTGGCTCCCACGATCGGCTGGTGCTGGCGGTGAAGGCCGGCGCGTTCCACGAGCTGCTGAACAAGCTGCTCGACGCCTACACGGCCGAGCCCGGCGCCGCCGCGATCGAGGTCCTGCCGAGCGGCATGTGCGAGCAGGAAGGGATGCTGCGCGACGGCCGCGCCGACGTGGCGCTGATGCACACGCCGTTCAACTCCCTGGCCGGGTTCGACAGCGTCGAACTGATGACGGAGGCACAGGTGGCGGTCCTGCCCGCGAGGCACCCCCTGGCCGCGCGCAAGACGTTGTCCCTGGCCGAGATCTCCGACGTTCCCGGCCTGCCGCTCGCCCGCTGGCCACGCCACGACACCTACCCGCCCGGCCCGGGGCCCGAGGTCCACGACCAGACGCAGCTGGCCCAGCTGATCGCCCTCGGGCGCACCATGACGGTCTTCCCCGAGTCCGCCCGCACGTGGCTGTGGGAAGAGCACGCCGCCGTCCCTCTCAGCGACGCACCACCGGTCACCACCCATATCGTCTGGCCCGCGCACAGCCGCTCACGCGCACTGGCCGGGCTGATCCGGACGGCCTCGCGGCTCTGA
- a CDS encoding DUF1931 family protein translates to MPVMGATRFERFFRVAASLDVDKSDLKRYDEFLDRKVYDLFVVAKATAKANGRDVIEPRDLPITKGLQERMHEFLKLDEDLEVVPLLEQLLARPALGVAISEETEGRLPAVAGGLSVALAQAFKIIDPRVKNPGSAEWDQVFRMFDLLL, encoded by the coding sequence ATGCCGGTCATGGGTGCGACGCGGTTCGAACGGTTCTTCCGGGTGGCCGCGAGCCTGGACGTCGACAAGAGCGATCTGAAACGGTACGACGAGTTCCTGGACCGCAAGGTCTACGACCTCTTCGTGGTGGCCAAGGCCACGGCCAAGGCCAACGGGCGGGACGTCATCGAACCGCGGGACCTGCCGATCACCAAGGGACTGCAGGAGCGCATGCACGAGTTCCTCAAGCTGGACGAGGACCTGGAAGTGGTGCCGCTGCTCGAGCAGCTCCTGGCGCGTCCCGCGTTGGGGGTCGCGATCTCCGAAGAGACCGAGGGCCGGCTCCCGGCCGTCGCCGGCGGCCTCAGCGTGGCTCTCGCCCAGGCGTTCAAGATCATCGACCCCCGCGTGAAGAACCCCGGCTCCGCCGAATGGGACCAGGTCTTCCGGATGTTCGACCTGCTTCTCTGA
- a CDS encoding putative quinol monooxygenase — protein MAVTVGLLVTLEAQPGKEADVEEFLNAGRSLVEDEPATYPWFAVKLGPTTYAIVDFFPDDAGRTAHLQGKVGQALGERAAELFAKPPDVAQLDVLASKLA, from the coding sequence ATGGCCGTCACGGTGGGACTGCTGGTGACGCTGGAGGCGCAGCCGGGCAAGGAGGCCGACGTCGAGGAGTTCCTCAACGCCGGTCGCTCGCTGGTCGAGGACGAGCCGGCCACTTACCCGTGGTTCGCCGTCAAGCTCGGACCGACGACGTACGCGATCGTTGACTTCTTTCCCGACGACGCCGGCCGCACGGCCCATCTGCAGGGCAAGGTCGGCCAAGCGCTCGGCGAGAGGGCCGCCGAGCTGTTCGCGAAGCCGCCCGACGTCGCGCAGCTCGATGTGCTGGCGTCGAAGCTGGCTTGA
- a CDS encoding MEDS domain-containing protein, producing MTGSRKFGTPGVVIEPGQHICALHVGEEDRDSVLLPFLTEGLRAGEKCLFGVHEDEVDGFLDRLGEDVDDIGGRVDSAQLDIRAAGDRLLSPEEFSVDRIIEFWDEAVSAAMAAGYPFVRLGAEARWWHPQLPGLPELFRYEAALNDFTRRYPQAILCVYDVSRYRENIVFDLLKTHPQVLMCGVLLENPYYVPPATLV from the coding sequence ATGACCGGTTCCCGGAAGTTCGGCACCCCTGGCGTCGTCATCGAGCCGGGGCAGCACATCTGCGCACTGCACGTGGGCGAGGAAGACCGGGACAGCGTCCTCCTGCCCTTCCTGACCGAAGGCTTGCGTGCCGGCGAAAAGTGCCTGTTCGGCGTGCACGAGGACGAGGTCGACGGCTTTCTCGACCGGCTCGGCGAGGACGTCGACGACATCGGCGGGCGCGTCGACTCGGCGCAGCTGGACATCCGGGCGGCGGGAGACCGGCTGCTGTCGCCGGAGGAGTTCTCCGTGGACCGGATCATCGAGTTCTGGGACGAGGCCGTGTCCGCCGCGATGGCCGCGGGCTACCCGTTCGTCCGGCTCGGGGCAGAGGCGCGTTGGTGGCACCCGCAGCTGCCCGGGCTGCCCGAGTTGTTCCGGTACGAGGCCGCGTTGAACGACTTCACCCGCCGTTACCCACAGGCGATCCTGTGCGTGTACGACGTCTCCCGGTACCGCGAGAACATCGTGTTCGACCTGCTGAAGACGCACCCGCAGGTGCTGATGTGCGGAGTGCTGCTGGAGAACCCGTACTACGTGCCCCCGGCGACCCTGGTGTAA
- a CDS encoding MEDS domain-containing protein, with the protein MDRKHRTDREVALGGALLAPGDHLCVFHRGRAERDHLLVPFLTEGLRAGDAVLYLGAEGERENFRERLDHVGDLVVTEPDDGHLRDGEFAPDELFAMLDGWSRRRFGTGDHPFGRIVGDMSWAAPRLSPALIDALLAEEVAITAWGEKFPQVVLCFYDLDLFGGDLIIPMIKAHPKVWMAGTLVENPYYLSPPKNVYDPDFEQRIPS; encoded by the coding sequence ATGGACCGGAAGCATCGGACCGATCGCGAGGTGGCCCTCGGCGGGGCCCTGCTGGCGCCAGGTGACCACCTGTGCGTCTTCCACCGGGGGAGAGCCGAGCGGGACCACCTCTTGGTCCCTTTCCTCACCGAGGGCCTGCGGGCGGGGGACGCCGTGCTCTACCTGGGCGCCGAGGGTGAGCGGGAGAACTTCCGCGAACGGCTGGACCACGTCGGCGACCTCGTGGTGACCGAGCCGGACGACGGCCACCTCCGGGACGGTGAGTTCGCGCCCGACGAGCTCTTCGCGATGCTGGACGGCTGGTCGCGGCGCAGGTTCGGCACCGGCGACCATCCGTTCGGGCGAATTGTCGGAGACATGAGCTGGGCCGCGCCCCGGCTGAGTCCCGCTCTGATCGACGCGCTCCTCGCCGAAGAGGTCGCGATAACCGCGTGGGGGGAAAAGTTCCCGCAGGTCGTGCTGTGCTTCTACGACCTGGACCTGTTCGGCGGCGACCTGATCATTCCGATGATCAAGGCACATCCGAAGGTCTGGATGGCCGGGACGCTCGTCGAAAACCCGTATTACCTCTCACCGCCGAAAAACGTTTACGATCCCGATTTCGAACAGAGGATTCCGTCATGA